In one Curtobacterium citreum genomic region, the following are encoded:
- a CDS encoding D-isomer specific 2-hydroxyacid dehydrogenase family protein — protein sequence MTTTTGTPTRGHRAVVTDAGAPLPVAPPTAGPVAILPSPADLHVAAVTDAGGTVAPLDEDTRAVVWLDARDPDGLAAALDRAPGVGWVQLPFAGVDAFAHLIEEHGDRVLFTSAKGAYAEPVAEHALALTLATLRVLPKRARATSWATEPEGVSLYGRNVVVIGAGGIALEYIRLLAPFEVSVTVVRRSSDPVPGADRTVTTDELDAVLPDADVVMVAAAMTSGTAKLLGAPQFVRMKPSARIVNIARGGLVDTDALVAALHDGEVAGAGLDVTDPEPLPDGHPLWTTPGVVITPHQADTPKMVAPLLAERVRTNTTAFLGGAGEGFVGVVDPAAGY from the coding sequence ATGACGACCACCACCGGGACCCCCACCCGCGGCCACCGTGCCGTCGTGACCGACGCCGGCGCACCGCTCCCGGTGGCGCCGCCCACCGCCGGACCGGTCGCGATCCTGCCGTCTCCGGCCGACCTGCACGTCGCAGCGGTCACCGACGCCGGCGGGACGGTCGCGCCGCTCGACGAGGACACCCGCGCGGTCGTCTGGCTCGACGCGCGCGACCCCGACGGGCTCGCCGCGGCGCTCGACCGGGCGCCGGGCGTCGGGTGGGTGCAGCTGCCGTTCGCGGGGGTGGACGCGTTCGCCCACCTCATCGAGGAGCACGGGGACCGGGTGCTCTTCACCTCGGCCAAGGGCGCGTACGCCGAACCGGTCGCCGAGCACGCCCTGGCCCTGACGCTCGCGACGCTGCGGGTCCTGCCGAAGCGTGCGCGGGCGACCTCGTGGGCGACCGAGCCCGAGGGCGTCTCGCTGTACGGCCGGAACGTCGTGGTCATCGGCGCCGGGGGCATCGCGCTCGAGTACATCCGACTGCTCGCACCGTTCGAGGTGTCGGTGACCGTGGTGCGGCGCTCGAGCGACCCCGTCCCGGGCGCCGACCGCACCGTCACGACCGACGAGCTCGACGCCGTGCTGCCGGACGCCGACGTCGTGATGGTCGCCGCGGCGATGACGAGCGGCACCGCGAAGCTCCTCGGGGCACCGCAGTTCGTCCGCATGAAGCCGAGCGCCCGGATCGTGAACATCGCCCGCGGCGGTCTGGTCGACACCGACGCCCTGGTGGCCGCGCTGCACGACGGCGAGGTCGCCGGCGCCGGGCTGGACGTCACGGATCCCGAGCCGCTGCCGGACGGACACCCGCTGTGGACCACACCCGGGGTCGTCATCACGCCGCACCAGGCGGACACGCCGAAGATGGTGGCGCCGCTCCTCGCCGAGCGGGTCCGGACGAACACGACCGCGTTCCTGGGCGGTGCGGGCGAGGGGTTCGTCGGGGTGGTCGACCCCGCCGCCGGGTACTGA
- the def gene encoding peptide deformylase, with protein sequence MAVLPIRITGEPVLHERAAEVTVFDDDLRTLVDDMFETMDLAPGVGLAGPQVGVGKRLFVYAWTDDDEVLHRGVAVNPVLWTSPLVPEAVEELDEDDESEGCLSIPGERFPLRRAEGVLLRAVDAEGTPFEVEAHGWLARIFQHEYDHLDGYLYADRLGHPYAKQAAKAVRKNSWGGPGKSWLPGRDHPEG encoded by the coding sequence ATGGCCGTTCTCCCCATCCGCATCACCGGCGAACCCGTCCTGCACGAGCGCGCAGCCGAGGTCACCGTCTTCGACGACGACCTGCGCACCCTGGTCGACGACATGTTCGAGACCATGGACCTGGCCCCGGGGGTGGGCCTGGCCGGCCCGCAGGTCGGCGTCGGGAAGCGGCTCTTCGTGTACGCATGGACCGATGATGATGAGGTCCTGCACCGCGGCGTCGCGGTGAACCCCGTGCTGTGGACGAGCCCGCTCGTGCCCGAGGCTGTGGAGGAACTCGACGAGGACGACGAGTCCGAGGGCTGCCTCTCGATCCCGGGCGAACGCTTCCCGCTGCGCCGCGCCGAGGGGGTCCTGCTCCGCGCCGTCGACGCCGAGGGCACCCCGTTCGAGGTCGAGGCCCACGGCTGGCTCGCCCGGATCTTCCAGCACGAGTACGACCACCTCGACGGCTACCTGTACGCCGATCGCCTCGGGCACCCCTACGCCAAGCAGGCGGCGAAGGCCGTCCGCAAGAACAGCTGGGGCGGCCCCGGCAAGTCCTGGCTCCCCGGCCGCGACCACCCCGAGGGCTGA
- a CDS encoding DMT family protein, which yields MTTDLPIPDAVNLTPFQALMIPVALVGAVFLSLGAQFQSRGVQRVEAKLGRQSEGLSVRHVLALLGSGYWVLGTLMLGLAVVLQLFSITNAPLIVVQPLGAVALVITTWFSSRSSGRPLGQQARRAVWTCIVGVGIFVAIAAFVGRESAIDAAQLTTILLILVVVLAVVLVSFRFAAKHQVALYYIVAAGVLYGFVATLAKVVLNRFVAGTFDWLTVLAIVGVVVAAALGGYFVQNAYSSGSADLVIAGLTVIDPIVAVGIGVLVLGEAEGAPWFAVLGFLVAAVVAITGVFLLAKHHPESRS from the coding sequence GTGACGACGGACCTCCCGATCCCGGATGCGGTGAACCTGACACCCTTCCAGGCCCTGATGATCCCCGTCGCCCTCGTCGGTGCGGTCTTCCTGTCGCTCGGCGCGCAGTTCCAGAGCCGCGGAGTCCAGCGGGTCGAGGCCAAGCTCGGCCGGCAGTCCGAGGGGCTCTCGGTCCGGCACGTGCTCGCGCTGCTCGGCAGCGGGTACTGGGTGCTCGGCACGCTCATGCTCGGGCTCGCGGTCGTCCTGCAGCTCTTCAGCATCACGAACGCGCCGCTCATCGTCGTGCAGCCGCTCGGGGCGGTGGCCCTCGTCATCACCACGTGGTTCTCGTCGCGGTCGAGCGGCCGGCCGCTCGGGCAGCAAGCCCGTCGCGCCGTCTGGACGTGCATCGTCGGCGTCGGGATCTTCGTCGCGATCGCAGCCTTCGTCGGTCGGGAGAGCGCGATCGACGCCGCCCAGCTGACGACGATCCTGCTCATCCTGGTCGTGGTGCTGGCGGTCGTGCTCGTCTCGTTCCGGTTCGCCGCGAAGCACCAGGTCGCGCTGTACTACATCGTCGCGGCGGGCGTCCTCTACGGCTTCGTCGCGACGCTCGCGAAGGTCGTGCTCAACCGGTTCGTCGCCGGCACGTTCGACTGGCTCACGGTGCTCGCGATCGTCGGGGTCGTCGTCGCGGCGGCGCTCGGCGGGTACTTCGTGCAGAACGCGTACTCGAGCGGGTCGGCCGACCTGGTCATCGCCGGGCTCACGGTGATCGACCCGATCGTGGCGGTCGGCATCGGTGTCCTGGTGCTCGGCGAGGCCGAGGGGGCGCCCTGGTTCGCCGTGCTCGGGTTCCTCGTCGCCGCGGTCGTGGCAATCACCGGGGTCTTCCTGCTCGCCAAGCACCACCCGGAGTCGCGGAGCTGA
- a CDS encoding glycosyltransferase, with the protein MSEDATTATAEPTGATGGSRPLRVLIAADTFPPDVNGAATFAEQLAVGLAERGHEVHVVAPASSAHHGTFDEEHRGVTLTVHRLKSYKWPWHAWLRFVWPWSVRKWTGPILDAVQPDVVHIQSHIVIGRGIVQEAHERGIRVVGTNHFMPENLLEYTPFGRFTLPIALKIAWNDAAKTYRLADAITTPTVLAADYLRKAIAGQQVLAISCGIDASRYTARPGRPATNEIVFVGRVAPEKNLDVLVRALPLIPAELQAHLTIVGGGEMIPKLTALVHELGLDDRVRFAGFVTDEAKRQALTNGTVFAMPSTAELQSISSLEAMASGLPVVAADSMALPHLIDGNGYLFTPGDAADLAAKLTTVLTASDEDYTTMRERSLAMIEAHDINRTLSTFESLYRGEAVA; encoded by the coding sequence GTGTCAGAGGACGCCACCACCGCCACCGCCGAACCGACGGGTGCGACGGGCGGCTCCCGACCGCTCCGTGTCCTGATCGCCGCGGACACCTTCCCGCCGGACGTCAACGGCGCCGCCACGTTCGCCGAGCAGCTCGCCGTCGGCCTCGCCGAACGCGGGCACGAGGTCCACGTCGTCGCCCCGGCGTCGAGCGCCCACCACGGCACCTTCGACGAGGAGCACCGCGGCGTCACCCTCACGGTGCACCGGCTGAAGTCGTACAAGTGGCCGTGGCACGCGTGGCTCCGCTTCGTCTGGCCCTGGAGCGTCCGCAAGTGGACCGGCCCGATCCTCGACGCCGTGCAGCCGGACGTCGTGCACATCCAGTCCCACATCGTCATCGGGCGCGGGATCGTGCAGGAGGCCCACGAGCGCGGCATCCGCGTCGTCGGCACCAACCACTTCATGCCCGAGAACCTGCTCGAGTACACGCCGTTCGGTCGGTTCACGCTGCCGATCGCGCTCAAGATCGCCTGGAACGACGCCGCCAAGACCTACCGGCTGGCCGACGCGATCACGACGCCGACAGTGCTCGCCGCCGACTACCTGCGCAAGGCGATCGCCGGGCAGCAGGTCCTCGCGATCTCGTGCGGCATCGACGCCTCCCGCTACACCGCGCGACCGGGACGACCGGCCACGAACGAGATCGTCTTCGTCGGCCGCGTCGCCCCCGAGAAGAACCTCGACGTCCTGGTACGGGCGCTCCCGCTCATCCCCGCCGAGCTGCAGGCCCACCTGACCATCGTCGGCGGCGGCGAGATGATCCCGAAGCTGACGGCGCTCGTGCACGAGCTCGGCCTCGACGACCGGGTGCGGTTCGCGGGCTTCGTCACGGACGAGGCGAAGCGGCAGGCCCTGACGAACGGCACCGTGTTCGCGATGCCGTCGACGGCCGAGCTGCAGAGCATCTCCTCGCTCGAGGCGATGGCCTCCGGGCTGCCCGTCGTGGCGGCCGACTCGATGGCGCTGCCGCACCTGATCGACGGCAACGGGTACCTCTTCACCCCGGGCGACGCCGCCGACCTCGCGGCGAAGCTCACGACGGTGCTGACCGCGTCGGACGAGGACTACACGACGATGCGCGAGCGCAGCCTGGCGATGATCGAGGCACACGACATCAACCGCACGCTGTCGACGTTCGAGTCGCTGTATCGTGGGGAAGCGGTGGCCTGA
- a CDS encoding AI-2E family transporter codes for MQFKRKHDESEEHGPTPNVTFETTQAGTGVRVNAFRIGFTGALGVLIALLVGTIVSELSTVLVYIGVALFLSLGIDPLVSFLERYIPRWSAITIVVVGVLAAFAGVVFAVVPILIQQATNLIQNFPEIVQDISRQEWVQDLSQQFAGSFDINHALQSLQSFVEDPGNLLSLGGGILAVGGGILSGLTGAVIVIILMLYFLASMRGLKSMAYRFVPATRRENFIDVSEQITQAVGRYVVGQISQALINGILSLVFLLIIGAPLPVLLATFAFLGSLIPLVGTLAAAIIISLLCLFASPATALAAAIYYLVYMQVEAYLISPRIMSRAVQVPGALVVIAAVAGGTIGGVLGALVAVPFAASVIIIVQKVIYPRQEQS; via the coding sequence ATGCAGTTCAAGCGCAAGCACGACGAGTCGGAGGAGCACGGCCCGACCCCGAACGTGACGTTCGAGACGACCCAGGCCGGCACCGGGGTCCGGGTCAACGCCTTCCGGATCGGCTTCACGGGGGCGCTCGGCGTCCTGATCGCCCTGCTCGTGGGCACGATCGTCAGCGAGCTGAGCACGGTCCTCGTCTACATCGGCGTCGCCCTGTTCCTGTCGCTCGGCATCGACCCGCTGGTGTCGTTCCTCGAGCGGTACATCCCGCGGTGGTCGGCGATCACGATCGTGGTCGTCGGGGTCCTCGCGGCCTTCGCCGGGGTCGTGTTCGCGGTCGTCCCGATCCTCATCCAGCAGGCGACGAACCTCATCCAGAACTTCCCTGAGATCGTGCAGGACATCTCGCGGCAGGAGTGGGTGCAGGACCTTTCGCAGCAGTTCGCGGGCTCGTTCGACATCAACCACGCGCTGCAGTCGTTGCAGTCCTTCGTCGAGGACCCGGGCAACCTGCTCAGCCTGGGCGGCGGCATCCTGGCGGTCGGCGGCGGGATCCTCTCCGGCCTGACCGGCGCCGTGATCGTCATCATCCTGATGCTGTACTTCCTGGCGTCGATGCGCGGCCTCAAGTCGATGGCGTACCGGTTCGTCCCGGCCACCCGGCGCGAGAACTTCATCGACGTCAGCGAGCAGATCACCCAGGCGGTCGGTCGTTACGTCGTCGGGCAGATCAGCCAAGCGCTCATCAACGGCATCCTCAGCCTCGTGTTCCTGCTCATCATCGGGGCGCCGCTGCCGGTGCTCCTGGCGACCTTCGCGTTCCTCGGGTCGCTCATCCCGCTCGTCGGCACGCTGGCCGCAGCGATCATCATCTCGCTGCTGTGCCTGTTCGCCTCGCCCGCGACCGCACTGGCCGCGGCGATCTACTACCTCGTCTACATGCAGGTCGAGGCCTACCTCATCTCGCCGCGCATCATGTCCCGTGCGGTGCAGGTCCCCGGCGCCCTCGTGGTGATCGCGGCGGTGGCCGGCGGCACGATCGGCGGAGTCCTCGGCGCGCTCGTGGCCGTGCCGTTCGCCGCCTCGGTGATCATCATCGTCCAGAAGGTCATCTACCCCCGCCAGGAGCAGTCGTGA
- a CDS encoding DUF1684 domain-containing protein: MTEPSLADHVAERDHWARSARGPLALVTTQLVEQPQPVWPVPGRWAPAPGGLTVTAEAADGIVVDGFPVDGAVLVAGDQAVVPSTVAFADGTAATVHGHTLRVWDPASDAVTRFATIARFDASPSHVTSGRFRATTGQEDRGSVVDAAGDPLVVAGTVSTEVDGAPLELLAVRSAVHHGVARLQLIVQDATSALPEDDPGSSYSMGRFLYLDDPGADALAADDSGAEVLLDWDRLVLPPCAFSFQFACPIPPEQNRIPVPLRAGERHPVDATGAVMH; the protein is encoded by the coding sequence GTGACCGAGCCGTCCCTGGCGGACCACGTCGCCGAGCGCGACCACTGGGCCCGCAGCGCGCGGGGACCGCTCGCGCTGGTGACGACGCAGCTCGTCGAACAGCCCCAGCCGGTCTGGCCTGTGCCGGGGCGGTGGGCGCCGGCACCCGGCGGACTGACGGTCACGGCCGAGGCTGCGGACGGCATCGTCGTCGACGGGTTCCCGGTCGACGGGGCGGTGCTCGTCGCCGGCGACCAGGCGGTCGTCCCCTCGACGGTCGCCTTCGCGGACGGCACGGCCGCCACGGTGCACGGTCACACGCTGCGGGTGTGGGACCCGGCGAGCGACGCGGTCACCCGTTTCGCGACGATCGCGCGCTTCGACGCGTCGCCGTCGCACGTCACCTCCGGCAGGTTCCGGGCGACCACCGGCCAGGAGGATCGTGGCAGCGTCGTCGACGCCGCCGGCGATCCGCTCGTGGTCGCCGGCACCGTCTCGACCGAGGTCGACGGCGCCCCCCTGGAGCTCCTGGCGGTGCGTTCCGCGGTCCACCACGGTGTCGCCCGCCTGCAGCTCATCGTGCAGGACGCCACGAGCGCCCTGCCCGAGGACGACCCCGGCAGCTCGTACTCGATGGGCCGCTTCCTGTACCTCGACGACCCCGGCGCCGATGCCCTCGCCGCCGACGACTCCGGTGCCGAGGTGCTGCTCGACTGGGACCGCCTCGTCCTGCCGCCGTGCGCGTTCTCGTTCCAGTTCGCCTGCCCGATCCCACCCGAGCAGAACCGGATCCCGGTCCCGCTCCGCGCGGGGGAGCGCCACCCGGTCGACGCAACCGGAGCCGTCATGCACTGA
- a CDS encoding DUF3145 domain-containing protein, whose amino-acid sequence MLYVHSSPRALCPHVEWAAGRAMSRAVNFSWLDQPALDGSRRTEFTWTGQVGTGAAIASALRGWEHLRFEVTEEPTAESDGGRWMHTPDLGVFFAQTDVSGNMVVPEDRVRYAMELAGSNALELHRELRLALGQAWDDELEPFRHAAEGNPVVWLHRVG is encoded by the coding sequence GTGCTCTACGTGCACTCCTCACCACGCGCGCTCTGCCCGCACGTCGAATGGGCGGCAGGTCGCGCGATGAGCCGCGCCGTGAACTTCTCGTGGCTCGACCAGCCCGCGCTCGACGGCTCCCGTCGGACGGAGTTCACCTGGACCGGGCAGGTCGGCACCGGCGCGGCGATCGCCTCTGCCCTGCGCGGCTGGGAGCACCTGCGCTTCGAGGTCACCGAGGAACCGACGGCGGAGTCCGACGGCGGCCGGTGGATGCACACGCCCGACCTCGGTGTCTTCTTCGCGCAGACCGACGTGTCCGGCAACATGGTCGTCCCCGAGGACCGGGTCCGCTACGCCATGGAGCTCGCCGGGAGCAACGCCCTCGAGCTGCACCGGGAGCTCCGACTCGCCCTCGGGCAGGCCTGGGACGACGAACTCGAGCCGTTCCGCCACGCAGCCGAGGGCAACCCCGTCGTCTGGCTGCACCGCGTCGGCTGA
- a CDS encoding beta-ketoacyl-[acyl-carrier-protein] synthase family protein, whose translation MTNKTVVVTGIGAITPLAATAPETWEALLAGKSGITRIEDPRYAELELPVEFAGQGRRFLTDQLTRPETKRLDPSSQLSLVAAREAWADAGIDPETVVPERLIVDWATGIGGVNTLLDAWDTLREKGPRRVMPMTVPMLMANGPAAAIEMEFGARGGARTYLSACASSTESLAEAYRHVASGEADIVITGGAEAALHPLPLAAFAAMQALSRRNDSPETASRPYDVTRDGFVLGDGAAALILETREHAEARGAKIYAEVAGAGITSDAFHITAPDPEGSAAARAVITALEHAGAAREDVVHVNAHATSTPVGDVAEYHAMRRVFGDHLDNVVVSATKASTGHLLGGAGAIEAAFTVLALHERVAPPTINLTQQDPEIVMDVATAPRELPAGDLLAVSNSFGFGGHNAVVAFRSV comes from the coding sequence ATGACCAACAAGACCGTCGTCGTCACCGGGATCGGTGCCATCACGCCCCTCGCCGCGACCGCCCCGGAGACGTGGGAGGCGCTGCTCGCCGGCAAGTCCGGCATCACCCGCATCGAGGACCCGCGCTACGCCGAGCTCGAACTCCCCGTCGAGTTCGCCGGCCAGGGCCGCCGGTTCCTCACCGACCAGCTCACCCGCCCGGAGACGAAGCGCCTCGACCCGTCGTCGCAGCTGTCGCTCGTCGCCGCGCGCGAAGCCTGGGCCGACGCCGGCATCGACCCGGAGACCGTCGTCCCCGAGCGCCTCATCGTCGACTGGGCGACCGGCATCGGCGGCGTCAACACGCTGCTCGACGCCTGGGACACCCTGCGCGAGAAGGGCCCGCGCCGCGTCATGCCGATGACGGTGCCGATGCTCATGGCGAACGGCCCCGCCGCCGCCATCGAGATGGAGTTCGGCGCCCGCGGCGGAGCCCGCACGTACCTCTCGGCCTGCGCGTCCTCGACCGAGTCCCTCGCCGAGGCCTACCGCCACGTCGCATCGGGCGAGGCCGACATCGTCATCACCGGCGGCGCCGAGGCCGCGCTGCACCCGCTGCCCCTCGCCGCGTTCGCCGCGATGCAGGCCCTGTCGCGCCGCAACGACTCCCCGGAGACCGCCTCTCGGCCGTACGACGTGACGCGTGACGGCTTCGTCCTCGGTGACGGCGCTGCGGCGCTGATCCTCGAGACCAGGGAGCACGCCGAGGCCCGCGGCGCGAAGATCTACGCCGAGGTCGCCGGTGCCGGCATCACCTCGGACGCGTTCCACATCACCGCCCCGGACCCCGAGGGCAGCGCCGCCGCCCGCGCGGTCATCACGGCGCTCGAGCACGCCGGCGCCGCCCGCGAGGACGTCGTCCACGTCAACGCGCACGCCACCTCCACCCCGGTGGGCGACGTCGCCGAGTACCACGCCATGCGTCGCGTCTTCGGCGACCACCTGGACAACGTCGTCGTCTCGGCGACCAAGGCGTCCACGGGGCACCTGCTCGGCGGTGCCGGCGCGATCGAGGCCGCGTTCACCGTCCTCGCCCTGCACGAGCGCGTCGCGCCGCCGACGATCAACCTCACGCAGCAGGACCCGGAGATCGTCATGGACGTCGCCACCGCGCCGCGCGAGCTGCCGGCGGGTGACCTGCTCGCGGTCAGCAACTCGTTCGGCTTCGGCGGGCACAACGCCGTGGTCGCGTTCCGTTCCGTCTGA